In Schizosaccharomyces osmophilus chromosome 2, complete sequence, the following proteins share a genomic window:
- the mrs3 gene encoding mitochondrial carrier, iron ion Mrs3, translated as MTYPAEDFDYEGLPENSPMYAHLLAGAFSGILEHSVMYPVDAIKTRMQMLNGVSRSATGNVVASAYKIGSTEGVFSLWRGISSVIMGAGPSHAIYFSVLEMFKSKFNASSDRPLITALAGACAITISDAFMTPFDVIKQRMQLPTTNYKSPIQCASTLFRREGVSAFYISYPTSIAMSIPYTAIQVGSYDVAMSFCNPSGIYNPVSHIISGALSGAIAASLTTPLDVVKTLLQTRGSSTIQQVKDCRGSLNAIRVIYNFGGLSAFVKGIKPRVIVSMPATAVSWAAYEAGKEILSQVSNPPEV; from the coding sequence ATGACTTATCCCGCCGAAGACTTTGATTACGAAGGCCTTCCCGAAAACTCCCCAATGTATGCCCATTTGCTTGCGGGCGCCTTCTCCGGTATCCTTGAACACTCCGTCATGTATCCCGTAGACGCCATTAAAACACGCATGCAAATGCTCAACGGCGTTTCTCGCAGTGCAACCGGAAACGTCGTGGCTTCTGCTTACAAGATTGGTTCCACCGAGGgcgttttttctttatggaGAGGTATCAGCAGTGTCATAATGGGCGCTGGTCCTTCTCATGCCATTTATTTCTCTGTACTCGAAATGTTCAAGTCTAAATTTAACGCTTCTTCTGATCGGCCGCTTATCACGGCCTTAGCCGGTGCTTGTGCTATTACCATTAGTGATGCCTTTATGACCCCTTTCGATGTGATCAAGCAACGAATGCAACTCCCCACTACCAACTACAAATCTCCCATTCAATGCGCTTCAACACTTTTCCGTCGTGAAGGCGTGTCGGCCTTTTACATTTCTTATCCTACCTCCATCGCCATGTCCATACCTTACACCGCTATCCAAGTTGGTTCCTACGACGTCGCCATGAGCTTTTGCAACCCCAGCGGCATTTACAATCCAGTTTCTCACATCATTTCCGGTGCTCTAAGTGGTGCTATCGCTGCAAGCCTGACCACTCCCCTTGACGTCGTCAAGACCCTCTTACAAACCCGCGGCTCTTCTACCATTCAACAGGTGAAAGATTGTAGAGGTTCCCTCAACGCCATCCGAGTCATATATAATTTCGGTGGTCTCTCTGCTTTCGTCAAAGGTATCAAGCCCCGTGTTATCGTTTCCATGCCAGCTACCGCCGTCTCCTGGGCGGCTTACGAAgctggaaaagaaattctttctcaaGTATCCAATCCCCCCGAAGTctaa